One stretch of Kogia breviceps isolate mKogBre1 chromosome 18, mKogBre1 haplotype 1, whole genome shotgun sequence DNA includes these proteins:
- the APRT gene encoding adenine phosphoribosyltransferase isoform X1, with protein MADSELRLVAQRIRSFPDFPVPGVLFRDISPILKDPDSFRASISLLANHLKKVHGGRIDYIAGLDSRGFLFGPSLAQELGLGCILIRKRGKLPGPTVCASYALEYGKAELEIQRDALEPGQKVVVVDDLLATGGTMRAACELLGQLQAQVLECVSLVELTSLKGREKLGAVPFFSLLQYE; from the exons ATGGCGGATTCTGAGCTGCGGCTGGTGGCGCAGCGGATCCGCAGCTTCCCCGACTTCCCCGTCCCCGGCGTGCTGTTCAG GGACATCTCACCCATCCTGAAGGACCCCGACTCCTTCCGCGCCTCTATCAGCCTCCTGGCTAATCACCTGAAAAAGGTCCACGGCGGCAGGATCGACTACATCGCGG GCCTAGACTCCCGTGGCTTCCTGTTTGGTCCCTCCCTGGCCCAGGAGCTGGGCTTGGGCTGCATCCTCATCCGGAAGCGAGGGAAGCTGCCAGGCCCCACTGTGTGTGCCTCGTACGCGCTGGAATACGGGAAG GCCGAGCTGGAGATCCAGAGGGACGCCCTGGAGCCGGGGCAGAAGGTGGTGGTCGTGGATGATCTGCTTGCCACTGGCG gaacCATGCGTGCAGCCTGTGAGCTGCTGGGGCAGCTGCAGGCCCAGGTGCTGGAATGCGTGAGCCTGGTGGAGCTGACCTCTCTGAAGGGCAGGGAGAAGTTGGGGGCTGTGcccttcttctctctcctgcAGTACGAGTga
- the APRT gene encoding adenine phosphoribosyltransferase isoform X2, protein MADSELRLVAQRIRSFPDFPVPGVLFRDISPILKDPDSFRASISLLANHLKKVHGGRIDYIAGLDSRGFLFGPSLAQELGLGCILIRKRGKLPGPTVCASYALEYGKVRRLGAASAEPPFPKGESWTPVELPWLVGVDMGTQTEKPGQADRATRQGRAGDPEGRPGAGAEGGGRG, encoded by the exons ATGGCGGATTCTGAGCTGCGGCTGGTGGCGCAGCGGATCCGCAGCTTCCCCGACTTCCCCGTCCCCGGCGTGCTGTTCAG GGACATCTCACCCATCCTGAAGGACCCCGACTCCTTCCGCGCCTCTATCAGCCTCCTGGCTAATCACCTGAAAAAGGTCCACGGCGGCAGGATCGACTACATCGCGG GCCTAGACTCCCGTGGCTTCCTGTTTGGTCCCTCCCTGGCCCAGGAGCTGGGCTTGGGCTGCATCCTCATCCGGAAGCGAGGGAAGCTGCCAGGCCCCACTGTGTGTGCCTCGTACGCGCTGGAATACGGGAAGGTGAGAAGGCTGGGGGCTGCCTCTGCGGAGCCTCCCTTCCCAAAAGGAGAGTCGTGGACTCCAGTGGAGCTGCCGTGGTTGGTTGGAGTGGACATGGGAACTCAGACTGAGAAGCCGGGCCAGGCTGACAGAGCCACGAGACAGG GCCGAGCTGGAGATCCAGAGGGACGCCCTGGAGCCGGGGCAGAAGGTGGTGGTCGTGGATGA